The sequence below is a genomic window from Carassius carassius chromosome 45, fCarCar2.1, whole genome shotgun sequence.
TGAATAGTTGTGTATGTAACCATGTCTATATTAATGACACAATGTTCAGTTTTTTGAATGAGTCCTCTGTCCTCCTCAGCTATCCGGTACTGTGACCGCTGTCAGTTGATCAAGCCGGACAGATGTCATCACTGCTCCACCTGCGACACGTGAGTCCACTCAGAAAACATAGTTGCCTTGCTTGTATTGGATTtgcataatatgtattttgatccTTTCCCCCCCCCAGATGCGTCCTGAAAATGGATCACCACTGTCCATGGTACGTACTGGGGATTCGTTCAGTTTGTATTCTAAAATTAGGTTGCCACAAAATTTGTCATGGGTGCTTTAGCTACTACTAACTCTGTGTTTTTCTCTGTGTTCTTCCAGGGTTAATAACTGTGTTGGATTCTCCAACTATAAGTTCTTTGTGCTGTTCCTGGCATACTCTATGCTGTACTGCGTCTACATCGCCGCCACAGTTTTGCAGTACTTTATCAAGTTCTGGACAGTAAGTCCACACATTTAAACAAAGACATCTGATTCCTTTCATTTATCACACTTCTCGCTTCACACCTTCTGCTATATCAGAGAGTCAACTTCAGCTTGTCTTTCCATTAATCTGTTCTCCTGTctgcatgaaaatgaacttagcctaaataattatGTGAAGGCTAATGTACAGTCAGGTAGTCATTATCACAACATTTTTGGATTTATTTAGCTTACTATATCCTGCTTATTACACAGctacactaaataaaataaatatataaattgatttgagtttaaattaTCTTAAGTGGCAAATATAAAGACTTctataaagatttctatttcaaataaaactttctatttgtcaaagaatcctaaacatttttttttattaagcagcacaactgttttaacatcgataataatgataaatgtttcagaatttgcatattagaatgatttctgaagaataatgtgatacttaagactggagtaatgatgctgaaaatctattttcaaatatatcaaaatataaagcggttctttaaaaagaaataatatttttaaaattttgctattataatataataaaataagctgctttgttttgatttgagacttctttcaaaacattaaaaatcatacCAACATATAACATTATATGTTTTTCTccatatatttttactaaaacatttacatttgtaaATGCCATGCAATGATCTTTGTGTGTGCGTGTCAGTTCTTGAGACACAGAAAGAAGGAAGAAAAAAGGGATGTGTCTGCTTCTAACATACTGTCTGTGTTTTTAACACTTTGTCTGAAGCTTTGCAGACGGAGGGCTATAGAGCATTGTCCGGAGGTAAACCACTCACGCTTGCTTTGCACTGTTCTGACTGTGGGCGCTGGTTTTGTGTTGCACTGTTACTCATTTTGCTTTGTATTCTCTTACTGATTAAAATAAACAGCAGTGTTGCAATAAAGTGTGTGGTTTAGCATATTACATATACAGATGCATTTATTGGTTCTGAACCAATCCCAaaaaacacttcttttttttttttgtcaatttctcATGCTTTGCTTTCTTGCTCAACAGAATCACCTGCCAGACACTCATGCAAAGTTCCACGTGTTGTTCCTGTTCTTTGTGGCGGCCATGTTCTTCATCAGTATCCTGTCACTCTTCAGCTACCACCTGTGGCTCGTGGGAAAAAACAGAACCACTATAGGTAAGTGTACGAGTGTTGTTGTTGCTTGCTTTTTTTTCCATCTCTTCCGTTTCCTTCTcctttttaacatcttttttttggTTGAAATGTGATGGAGGATTAAAAGGAGGCTTTTATTCTAGTATGTTTTTAGATTTGTATTTCTTATTCTTCTActtctctttcttttccttcctttcctcctctttctccttaTACTATTGAAATGTCAATATTTGCTCCTCCttatttttcatcatatttttctTATAGTTCTTTAGTTTCGGAAAAATAAATTGTGGTTGGTTGTCTTTTGCAACACTGTGAACACTGCTGTTTCTTTCAGGAAATGCCTGTCTAGTAAATACAGTTATTGCTTATTTAGAGTCTAATTACTTCCTTAAAAGAATTTCAGACCAGTTTGTTCTTCTAGTCCTCCTATCTCTTTGTTCCATATTTTGACCTATTTTTCAACATCGTTTTTTACTGGCAAGTCACATGTTCAGCCATCCAATAAAACTTATAGAAgtgaaatgtaaatgaatgtgGGGGTGGATTGCGGGCATGCTTATGAACAATATTTTATTGTCAAacttcaagaagaaaaaaaacattctgtgctCTACAGTGCAGTTTGGATGCACCTCCAAAAGTTTGTTCTAAAGTTAAGGGTGTTATTTGTGTTGTGTAGAGCAGGAACAGACCCCATTCTAATCTCTCATCCATCTGTTCAGAGGCATTCAGGGCACCGGTGTTCAGAAATGGCCcagataaaaatggcttcactcTGGGCTTCCGCAAGAATGTCACACAGGTGTTCGGAGACCAAAAGAAGTGTTGGTGCTTGCCCCTTTACAGCAGGTACAAAACACATCCATCAAGTATCATTTGTAGGTTCCTATGATTTCAACAAGGAGGAAAACATGGGCGAAAaagtggaatccagtcataaaaatggagtTTACTGTATAATGCAGAATATCATAGAATTGAATAAATCAAAAAGCGTGCTTAACGCTTACAGTGTTTTCAGCCTCTATCGCCTCAATAcatgagtacatgaacacatgaacataatctctagaactgcaTTTTACCGACTCTTTTGAGAAAAACTAtcgtcatatcatatacaaacagAAACCTAAAGGTCTTcacagcaacccgtcaaaataaaagtttggtttaacttgaagaaactttcacagaaatatattacttaatGTAATGTAAGTTCTACTACtgctaatacaattattattaaaccattattCTACAAGGAATATTTGCAAGAAAAATTATTTGCCAGAATTtaacactgtattttttttagagaaaaaagtttataattttaaatgaattctaTTAATTAGATatgcttttgattattaaaatttaataaatacattaaattggTATCCAGAAAATTAATGGAAGACACAGAATTTGGACAAAATATACCtgaatttgaaaatgtattttttaggaccataaaatctttatttttaattaacatttcaatACATTGctgtaaaaacagaaaaagacacaGAACCCAGAGAaattaaaacaggaaaaaaaaaatggaatttgggAAATTGTTTtacggaatttggaaaaaataaaactgatttcatagggcaCTACATCTGGGATTTTACAGTGTTTAAGAGGGAGATCTGCATTTCAATCAAAGATTACAAAACGTAAACTTTTTTTCCTTTGGAATAATTGTAcacaaatgaatcattcacaGTTCAATGCATGAATGTGTTTTAAGACATCGAATAACATGTAAATTCATGTTAATATTAACTTTATAAGCATTCTCATGAGATGTTTTTGGCAGGTTATGGTAActgttaagtgttttttttcctctaGTTTGGGTGACGGCTGCACATTCCCTATCCGCCTAGTCAACACTGACTCAGAGCAAGGCAATGTGGAACACCAGGGCATTAAATGGTAATTACATTCTCATTTGTTAACAATACCACTAGTCACTTGAATGACAGATAGTATAATTCTGCAGTTTGTCATGAAGACTAATTAAACTATGATTATTTTTCCCCTCAGCTGTTTCAGATCATTTCATTATCTCAATTTTTTAAAATCCCAGATCTGTTTTCCCAGAAACATAGTCATTAATAGTATAATGTCGTGAGGTAAGGTCAGTGAAAACATCTGTAAGCGTTTGTGACTGACTGACACATAATGGTTGTTCTGTTAACAGCACTGTTGATGGACAGACAAACCCCAGACCTCTGAGTGAGTCACAGAATCATCTCCTAGGCAACAATATGCACTCTGAGGAGCAGAAAGACGGCAGCCCGGCGAACATCGGTACATCAACACTCAGCTTTCACACCCCTCATATATGCCAGAGAACACTGTGAATTTGAGGCATCACTAGACAGTATTAAAAATCCAGTGACTTCCCTGAAACTTTACTGAGCTTGTTTAATGTTCCTTAATATACACCCGCCTGCTTCCTAATGTAGTCGGCTGATTACACTGTAATATGAgcaaatgtatgcatttatgaaATTGATCTCTATTGGTTTCTCTTGCAGAGGTATGTCAGCCTGTTTCAATTACCATGGAGAATGAGTCATAATCAGGTGAGTCTTCAGTCTGAACATCCAGCcagttaaggcctgttcacaccaaggacggtaactataaagataattttaaatatatagttctaaaaatcatctttaatattaaagaatagcagagttcacaccacagctataacgataAAAGCACAGAGAAACTATATGGTTGGAATCACTTTAAGACCTATTGTTTTCCAGTTgcttaacaaaaaaaacattgagacccaatcagaatcaatcctgctacaACAATCTTTAgattttaaagcagcagacgtgcATGCGCATAGAATTAATAGACAATATCGACCACTGAAGTGGACGCTagtatagttatcgttcttggagTGGACGGGCCTTTACTGTCACTGAGGTTGAGGGATTTAGTTTGGGCTGGTGTGACAGTGGTTTCATTCAGAAGATTCATCAGACTGATTCAGTAAAGAGCAGTAAAGGCCTGTGCACACCAAGAATGATAGCTATAAAGCTAgttataacaataactatataagTGTCCACACCAACAGATAATATCATTGTTTGTTATGAGTGCATTTAAATGCTCTTGCTTGTTCAAGTCTGGTAGAGTCTGGTTGTCaatgttttattgttcattcattctgaaagtgattatTCCTCTTTATAGTTTTGATGAGGACATGTAAAAGtattagaacaattattaaacTTTATAGCAATAGGTATAAATGgttgtttaaagggttagttcacctaaaaatgaaaattagcccctGTTTTATGTACCCTCATGGTATCCTAggtgtttatgactttcttcttttagatgaatccaatcagagttataggtaggtgtttttttaaacactcCAAAAGTACTCAAATAAAGCGAATACATCCGtaataaaacatgcctcacacAGTGCCGGGAAGTGGGGAAAAGTCCTCCTGTAGTGAAATTAAtgagtttttgtaagaaaaatatccatatttcaaatgttatgAACACTTTTCTCTTACTCCTGCTAACGGATGATGCAGCACGTATGCACAGCGCACGCGCTGGTGAGATATGCTAGTTTCATgagtttgtttacaggagcaaaggatGCAAAGTTTTCTTACCTAAGCAAAAGAAAACCAGTCTCCttttggcttatatcgaaatcctccaacatttttctttacaaatcctcggtTTGTGCTTGAAATTTGTGGCCGCCGTTTTGTTTTGCTGTCCTTCCTCTGCGCTTCATGTGCTACACCTGCATCCTACGTCATCCTCCCGGAACAGCATGCACGTATGACAGCgtaagtgagagaaaagtgtatataatattttaaatatgccatgagggcgagtaaagccataattttcattttttgttgaaCTTACcttttaaggcctgttcacaccaagaatgatgactataaatatattagcatccacaccagtgGATAATAACTTTCTGTTTATGATGGGCATGAGCTGCAGTTATTCCACGTGCtgttttaaatgctcaagctcatGTTTGAgtggcaaattattattttatttcttcatctGAATGGTTTGAAACTTGCTAAaggttttgaggaaaaaaaataatgtacatgATTCAAAAAGGTTTAAATGGTTGTGGGAAAAAAACTCTTGTATTGTTCGCGGTTGAAAATGACCACATTGGAAATGAGTGGGAAGCAAATTTCATCTAGTAGAAATGTTTGGTACTGCACCCAAACAAAATCTTATTTAAaagatatcaacttcaaatttgtaacacAACTAAAGATTTTtagctttgatttttttttttttttttttggaaaatataaattaagtgtttttgttcatttttcataTACTACCACTTTAggttaagtttatttaaaaaagaaaaagggatTTCAACTATATCCTCTCTGTTATCATCATCTTCACAGTTGTTGGATGTACTTCTCTTTTCTTAAAGATTAGTTCAACTAGTCATTTTAGCAATTAAAAGTTCTTGTTATCTTTGCACAAAAGTTGTTTCCATAAAGGTTTTCTCTTTGCTTACAGGACTTTGGAATGGCTCCAGGATATTTTCCTCTCTGAAGAGTACTGTTGTCATAAGACCTCATGTGAAAGAGCGCACAGTCCTCAGATATCATGCCTTAAGGTTAGCAGCATTCTCTCGTATAGAAACGACCTGCAGCGCGTCGCTGTATCTCCCTGCACTCATATCCACAGACTCCCAAGCTCTTCACACCAAACATCCACTCAACTCAATAGCTCTTTCACTGGGTTTTATGATGTTGTGACTAAAACACTTTCTTTTCTCCAAACTTgcacatttatttgaccaaaataccCTAAAATGACCTTCAGGTTGCTCTGTCCAATGTGTAATGTATTTATACTGGTTTATCTCTGGGACGACTTCATTTTTGTAGACCAAAAAAGTCAGGCAGGTGTTGCTACCCAAGATGCACTTTTGTCACCAAGGATTTAAGTGGAATGCTGACGTTTACGGATATGAATAACCATGAAAAGTGTATTGCAGtatttgattaaaatgtgatgttcAGTTAAGCTACATTTCACTACACGGCAACTTCAGCCTCAGCTAGTTTCTCAAGTATTTAGTTTAACAGAAAGTGCAATGAGGTATTTAATTCTTTCACTCTAGATCTTTACATTAATGTACTCTATTTGTGGAAAACTCTATTTAGTATTAAGTGATGTCCAGCAACTTTGACACATCTACCCATTTATTAACACTATTTTTCCCCCCGctgcatttaaatgttttcactTTTTCCAAACCGCATGCCCCTCTTAGCATTATACTATCAGCTTTGTGCCTTCAAATGAGGGTTAAATTTTGCAGCAGCAGATGGTGAATAGTGACCGTAAAGCACACTTAAGATTTCCAGGTTGTGTAGCACATGCAGCTCAGTTGTTTATTACATAAGGAACTCAGGCCAAGATGTTACTTTTGCCACCTTCAGTTTAAGTTTGAAGACCGCTGAAGTTTTTATTTCACATGTTGATGTATAGTTTTGTTTCTGGTGTACAGTGAGGTCTGTTTACAGCTGCATTGGAGGACTCTGACCTCATAAGGAAGCTCTTGTGTGACTGAAATACATGCATTTCTCTGCATGAACAAGATATGAGTGTTAATATGTTCAAGACTCATCATTACAGAGTCGATGCTCATGGAAGTCACTGAATCAtgttttgttttcgtttttttagttttatagaATTTTCTATTTCTGTTATTGCATGTTAATGTGAAAAGTATTGAAAAGCAATGAAGGGCTGATGATTTCCTGCTTTAATCGTGACCTCTCTATAGCTGAACCTGAGCTGACCTAATTATAGCACCATCATACTGAAATCTACCATGTGTGTAAAAATAATTCCTGATAGGCTGCTGCATCTGCTGGAAGTCACATGCTATTTGTCTGAGGTCACGATTGTCTTTATGAACATTTCTACAAGCAAGGACAGTGATTATGCcaaatataatcattttaatatCAAGGAACTCACTAATCAATCACTTACTCCCTCATGTGTAATATATTACTGGA
It includes:
- the LOC132127121 gene encoding palmitoyltransferase ZDHHC20-A isoform X1 encodes the protein MAPSHAVRCCQRGLSWIPVIFINLVVCWSYYAYVVELCIYTIANTEEQVIYLIVFHVFFFMFIWSYWKTIISKPASPSKEFCLPKADKELYEKEEFPEAQQEILKRVARNLPIYTRTGSGAIRYCDRCQLIKPDRCHHCSTCDTCVLKMDHHCPWVNNCVGFSNYKFFVLFLAYSMLYCVYIAATVLQYFIKFWTLCRRRAIEHCPENHLPDTHAKFHVLFLFFVAAMFFISILSLFSYHLWLVGKNRTTIEAFRAPVFRNGPDKNGFTLGFRKNVTQVFGDQKKCWCLPLYSSLGDGCTFPIRLVNTDSEQGNVEHQGIKCTVDGQTNPRPLSESQNHLLGNNMHSEEQKDGSPANIEVCQPVSITMENES
- the LOC132127121 gene encoding palmitoyltransferase ZDHHC20-A isoform X2, giving the protein MAPSHAVRCCQRGLSWIPVIFINLVVCWSYYAYVVELCIYTIANTEEQVIYLIVFHVFFFMFIWSYWKTIISKPASPSKEFCLPKADKELYEKEEFPEAQQEILKRVARNLPIYTRTGSGAIRYCDRCQLIKPDRCHHCSTCDTCVLKMDHHCPWVNNCVGFSNYKFFVLFLAYSMLYCVYIAATVLQYFIKFWTNHLPDTHAKFHVLFLFFVAAMFFISILSLFSYHLWLVGKNRTTIEAFRAPVFRNGPDKNGFTLGFRKNVTQVFGDQKKCWCLPLYSSLGDGCTFPIRLVNTDSEQGNVEHQGIKCTVDGQTNPRPLSESQNHLLGNNMHSEEQKDGSPANIEVCQPVSITMENES